The Calothrix sp. PCC 7507 DNA segment GGGAGTGGGGCCAGAACACAGCTATTTGAAAGATACCGCTCGTGCTGAATACTACAGTGTGACAGATACAGAGGCTTTGGCAGCATTTCAACGCCTATCGCGGTTAGAAGGAATTATCCCAGCATTAGAAACATCTCATGCGATCGCCTATTTAGAAACTCTATGTCCCCAGCTTACCGACAGTCCCCGAATTGTGATTAACTGCTCCGGACGTGGTGATAAGGATGTACAAACAGTAGCGAAGTTTTTAAATCCTGCCTAAATTTACAGCGAGTTGTCCATAAAAAACTATCCTCACAAGAGGTATTGGGAATGGGATTTCACGTTGACGGTTGACGGCGGCGCGGCTATCCCGCCGCTTTTAATGAAGTTTTCATGAACTTTATCAGCGGATGATACGTCTACCAAAAGGTTAATTTCGGTATTCAGTATGATTCGCCACACCATTTCTAGTATTGCTGCAGGTGCTTTTGTCTTAGCCAGTGCAGCCGCCATTGCTGCACCTGATCAAACTTCTCACCCGAAGTCTCCACAAGCAGCAAGTCATAGCCTCTTACTTGCACAAGCTAACACCAACACCGGCGCTCTTGAAGAGTCAGTTTTCAAACAAATTAATCAATACCGCGCTAGTCAAAAGCTACCAGCACTGACTCGAAATGCTAGCATCGACAATCAAGCGAGAATTCACAGCCAGAACATGGCTAACGGTAAAGTTGCTTTTGGACATCAAGGATTTCCACAACGAGTGCAGGCGATCGCTATTCCTTATCGAGGAGCCGCAGAAAATGTCGCTTACAATCAGAGATATAGCGATCCGGCTACGCGAGCAGTTCAAGGCTGGCTCAAAAGCTCAGGACATCTTGCCAACATCAAAGGTAATTACAACCTCACAGGAATTGGTGTTGCCAGCAATCGCAAAGGTGAAATTTACTTCACTCAAATATTCATTCGCAAAGCATAATTTCTCTTTGAGAATTTATTAATTAGACCTCTTGCTTTAATATTTAGAGAATTGAATTTACGGCATTAATAACCATTTTTGTTATCAGATGAGTGTATTTAACCTATCTGCAGAGGTCTATATTTCGATTGTGATAATAATTTAATCAATGATTGCGACATATTGTCGTCAAGGGCGGGAAAACCCCGCCCCTACGGATGTATTTATTGTATTCTTTTTTTAACTCGGTATGAGATTGCAATATTCCCGACTTCTATCCTCCGGGTGTCTACAAAAAGTCGGGAATCTAATCTTTGTGGTCTAGTAAAAATACGGTTACGTAGCTTTAACTTAGTAATCTTTAATAACATCTCTAGACTAAATCAAAATTAATTAATTATCTAAAATCTTCAAGCCAACTTTTGACAATATTGCTTATTTAGGCTCAAAAATCGTGAATTTTACTAAAAATATTTTCAATATACTCATCAGGTTACTAATAGTCAAACCCTGAATTGAGGAAGTATATATAATTTGCTTTTGATTGAATATAAGATAAATAATCATCC contains these protein-coding regions:
- a CDS encoding CAP domain-containing protein; its protein translation is MIRHTISSIAAGAFVLASAAAIAAPDQTSHPKSPQAASHSLLLAQANTNTGALEESVFKQINQYRASQKLPALTRNASIDNQARIHSQNMANGKVAFGHQGFPQRVQAIAIPYRGAAENVAYNQRYSDPATRAVQGWLKSSGHLANIKGNYNLTGIGVASNRKGEIYFTQIFIRKA